TCTGCCCAAGTTCCGTAGTAGGCGTAGCCGGCTCGCCGCTCCCTTTCGATCTCCATGAACTCGTAATGGATTGCGCTATCGCGCCCTGTAAAAATTGGCCGGTTGGTTTCTAGCTCGTAGAAGCGGGCCCACATTCGTGGCGCATCTGGGGCTGTTACGAGGAATCGATCGGATTTGTCCTCGTTGTAGCGGAGTTCCAGTCCATAGATTGCATGCTCGTCGAGCCAAGTCATTGCTCCTTCTATGGCATCTTTGATTTCTTGATTGGGAGGAGATACTCGCATCAAGAATTTCGCCAGCTCCACGGATTCCGCTCCGCTTAAGGAAGCTGGCTCGAATGCTCTCGCTGCTGCGGGTCGCAGAGTCACAGGGTCGTGTTGGGCCGCCCAAACAGTCGGCTTCCCGTTTTGTCGCACTTGGCAATCGAGTACGTTTTGGATGCCCCTTTCCAGAGAAAGGCGTAGCTCTGAGCGAAGTTCGTCGTTGATAAATTCGTAACTCTTTTTCCCTTTTCGGACGTCCATCAGGAGGTTGAGCACTCCCGCGATCGCATTGTCGTTGAAAGTTATGTTGTCGTGGTAGCTTCCCAGAAGCGGATAGAACATGGGCCATCCGCCGTTATCATACTGAGCCTCCAGGAGAAAGCGGAAGCCTCGCACTGCAGCTTCGCGTGAAGCGGGGTCCTGGTTTGCAGAATGGTATTTGGCAAGGAACTCGATCTGGCTGTAGGTCGCACCGTTGTCGATCGTCCCCTTGCGGCTGTACACTGCGAGTTTCTCTTTTTGCGTCGCGGAAGGTGCGTGGCTCATATCGTGGTTTTTTGGCCATCCGCCAGAAGGGTATTGGTAGGCTAGCACTGCTTCGCAATAGCTGTGGGCCTCCTCGCTTCGATACCAGTCTGGGTCCGAGTCGATCGCTTCCTTCCAGCTTTTTGCATCCAAGGGGTTAAATGAAAAGAGTAGGGCTAGGGTAGCTAACACGTGTAGGGGTCTCATGCTTAGGAGGCTGCGTCTGGAATTTTTCGAGACAAGCTCTAAGTGGAAATCGTCCGTAACTCTAGTTCTGTGGGCTAGTCGCTAAATCGGAAATCCGTTTCGCTCGTTGGCTACCCTGAAGGAAGCGGAGCGTACTTATGGACGTCGACGCGTCTGGGGAGTAGTTCGCCCCCTTGCTGCTGCCATGTGCCGCCTCCTCGATGATTTATAAAATGAATACAAGTAAGGATATCGCTCTTCTCGTGCTACGGATCACCTTCGGAGGTCTGATGCTCGTAAATCATGGTTGGGGAAAGCTCATGAGCTTGATCAGTGGAGGTCCCATCGAGTTCCTCGATCCCATTGGTCTCGGTCCGGCAGTTTCGCTCTCTTTGGCGGTTTTGGCGGAAGTTGTATGCTCGGCGCTCGTGGTACTCGGATTTTATACCCGAGTTGCAATGATACCGCTCATAGCAACAATGGCTGTTGCCGTGTTTTCCGTACATTGGTCGGACCCTTTCAAAGACAAAGAAAGCGCTTTGATCTATCTCGGAGCTTTCGTGGCTATTGCGCTTCTGGGTGCGGGCCGCTTCGCAATTGATGGTCTGAGAGCTAGCAAAAAAATCGTGATCAATGCCGGCGATAAATAAGCAAGATCGAAAAGCGGGGGCTCTTATGGGAGCCTTCATCGGTGATGCTCTGGGGCTAGGACCGCACTGGTACTACGACCTAGACGAACAGCGCAATGACTATGGAGAGTGGATCGATGGATACACAAATCCGAAGGCCGGTCGCTATCATGAGGCCTGCTCCGCGGGTGATAGCTCTCAAGCCGGCTACATTTTGGAGATGGTTATGAAGTCGTGTGTTCGTAAGGGATCGTATGACCATACCGACTTTTGTGAATCCTTGGAGAATGGCTTGTTTGCCCAGATAGATGGATCCCCGTATAGTGGCCCCGGCGGCTACACCAGCCAATCCATTCGAGAGGCTTGGAAGAGAAGGATCGGGCTGGGTTTAGGCTGGGACAATACTGCCGGCAACGCTGACACAACCGAGGCGATCGAACGTGTATTGGCCATTTCAGTACTTTACTCTGATGATCCGAAACAACTCGCGGAGTCAGTATTGCGAAATGCGGCTGTGACTCATTCCGATGACACGATTCTCTCGCTGACTTTAGCATATTCCGCTTTGCTAGCCTTTTTGGTGGAAGGAGAGAAAATGGATGAAGAAATTTCCTCCAAACTCATGGCTCAAGTCAAAGACGGCCGCTTGCCTTTTCATGCGGTAACCTCTGGAAACCTTGAACCGCCAAAGTCTGGTCAAAAAGAAAAGGAGCGAATCGGAAACTTCGCCTCCCCCGATGCTCTGCTTTCTCCGTCTTACATGGCGCAAGCGGCAAACGATCCGTCGTTGAAGATAGAGCCTGCATGGAAAGTCTCGATCGTTTACGGAATGCCGTGTGCAGCGTATCATATACTCCCTGCCGCTTATTATTTGGCTGCCCGTTTTTCGGACGATTTCGAGTCCGCAGTTTTGCACGCCATCAATGGAGGTGGACAAAATCAATCTCGAGCCATTTTAGCCGGAGCGTTGGTCGGAGCACAGGTCGGCTTGTCGGGCATACCTGAGCGCTTTGTCGATGGCCTGAATCGAAGTAGCGAGCTGTTAGATTTAGTTGCGACTTTTGCTGAGTTGTAGGATCTGTATCTATCCAATAATTACATATTTTCCCCATGAAAAAGGCCGCCTTTATGAAGGCGGCCTCTTTTAATATTAGTTGAGAGTGTGTAGTAATCGTCTACTTCTGATTGCGAAGTTCGGACATGGTGCGTACCACATTCTCCTTTAGGTTCACGATGGCATTACGAGTTTCTCCGTCGATTGCTTCCAGATCTTGAAATGTTGAATCGATTTCTTCTAGAAGTTGAGATTCGCCTCGCAAAGCTTCTTCGATAATTTCGGTAGCGTTGTTGCCGGACGTGAATGTATCCTTCACGGAGATGATGCCTCTGTGGGCGGCTCCCTTTATAGATCCTCCTGTTTCCTCATCTTCGCCGATGCACTTCAGTCGCTCGTTGAGTTCGTTTGCCAAGGTCTCTCTCTATATCACGGTGGACAGGAAGAATTGTTTTAGGGTTTCGTTGGAGTTGTCGATCTTGTCGGTAGCCTTTTCGAATCCTTTCACGGAGTCATTGGTGTAGGCTACGATAGTTTCGAGTTCGTTCGCGAGTTTCTGTCGGTTGTCTGTTGATATCATAGTGTATTCCTTTTTTGGATGTTTACCCAGTCAATCGCAGTTGCTGTGCCAACGTGGATGAAGAGACATAGCCTAGAGGGGAAGTTTCTGTGAAGTTTTGATTTTTTCGCTACTCCAAGCCCGACAAGCGTGCATATCGAATACTGGTTTTTGCATTCTGCATTCAGTTGGCTGGAATTTTTTGTCTTACTAATGTAAATACGGCTTCATCGCCGAGTTACGTTAACTGGTTAAAGTGGTTCATATCCTGTGCACGCAGGGGCAGGTGGTAGTATTGGATCGATATTGCTCCAGATTATGTTTTCCATCCAACCATGCCGAATGCCTCTCGAACCCGGAACCTGGTTTTAGTCCTCGGCGATCAACTGTCTGATCGTTTGCAGACGTTTGCCGAATTTGATCGTAAGCAGGATAAAGTCTTCATGGCGGAAGTTACTGGGGAATCTCGCTATGTTTGGTCCTCCAAAATGCGAACCACTTTGTTCTTGGTCGCTATGCGTCGTTTTGCGGAGAACTTGCGAGGGAAGGGAATCGATGTGCTCTATCGTAAGCTAGACGATTCCAAACGTTTCGATAGCATCGGGAGTGCTCTCGTTACTGAGCTCGAGGAGGGAAACTGGCAAAAGGTTCTTGTGACGCAGCCTGGCGAGTATCGTCTCATCGCTGAAATTGAGAGTGCCTGCGAAGAGGCTGGTGTAGAGCTGGTGATCCTTGAGGACGACTCTTTCTACTGCAATGCGTCTCGATTTGATGAATACGCGAAAGGTAAGAAGCAACTCCGTATGGAGTATTTCTATCGAGAGATGAGGAGAGAGCATTCCATTCTGATGGAGGATGGCGAACCGGCGGGTGGAAAATGGAACTTCGATTCTAGCAATCGAAAGTCCTTTGGGAAAGGTGGTCCTGAGGCGTTGTTCCCGAGAAAGCGATTTAAGCCTGGCAAGGTGCTTGAAGACGTAACCCGATCGATGGATACGGTTTTTGCCGATCATCCGGGTTTTTCTGAGGACTTCGACTGGCCGACGACTCGGGAGGAGGCTTTGGAGGCCTTATCCGATTTCATAGATAACAATCTAGCCCAGTTCGGAGCTCATCAGGACGCGATGTGGAATGGGGAGCCGTTCCTGAACCATTCGCTAATCTCGTCCTCTTTGAACTTGAAGCTAATCGATGCGAGGGAAGCAGTCGATGCTGCTTTGGAAGCCTATGAGAAGGGCAGGGCTCCTATTGAGTCGGTCGAGGGATTCGTTCGTCAAATTCTTGGTTGGAGGGAGTACGTTCGAGGAATCTACTGGCGATACATGCCGGATTATCTGGATCGAAACGAATTAGGGGCGACTAACACACTGCCGAAATTCTATTGGGACGGATCTACTGATATGTCTTGTATGAGAGATGTCATTACGCAGACGATCAAACACGGTTACGCCCATCATATCCAACGACTCATGGTTACCGGTTTGTATGCCCTCCTACGGGGAGTGGATCCGAAGGAAGTCCATGGTTGGTACCTTGCGGTCTACATCGATGCGGTTGAGTGGGTCGAACTCCCGAATACGCTCGGCATGTCGCAGTATGCGGACGGTGGAGTGATGGCTTCCAAGCCTTATGTGGCCTCTGGAAAATACATCGATAAGATGAGCAACTATTGTTCCAGCTGCCGATATGATCCGAGTCTGAGAAGCGGTAAGGATGCTTGTCCTTTTACTGTGCTGTATTGGGATTTTCTAGACAGACACAAAAAAATCCTGCAAAGCAACTCACGTATGACCATGCAGCTGCGCAACCTGGATCGGCTTGATGCTAAGGAACTTGAAAAGGTGAGGTCTCAGGCTCGAGAACTCAAATCTACCAAGTAGTTGTTCAGCTTTGGCTAGTCGGAAGCCTTTTCCAGTTCGGCCAACATGCTGAGGACGTCTTGGGAGGCTTCTTCGACTTTCTTAATTTCGTTTATTGCTCCATCCAAATCCCCATCGTTGTAGAGTCGTACAGCTTGAATACCGTGGTCGTGTACCAGTTGATGTGGACCCTTTAGTTTTTGGAAAACGGGATTCTTGCGGT
This region of Pelagicoccus albus genomic DNA includes:
- the pelA gene encoding pectate lyase, whose amino-acid sequence is MLATLALLFSFNPLDAKSWKEAIDSDPDWYRSEEAHSYCEAVLAYQYPSGGWPKNHDMSHAPSATQKEKLAVYSRKGTIDNGATYSQIEFLAKYHSANQDPASREAAVRGFRFLLEAQYDNGGWPMFYPLLGSYHDNITFNDNAIAGVLNLLMDVRKGKKSYEFINDELRSELRLSLERGIQNVLDCQVRQNGKPTVWAAQHDPVTLRPAAARAFEPASLSGAESVELAKFLMRVSPPNQEIKDAIEGAMTWLDEHAIYGLELRYNEDKSDRFLVTAPDAPRMWARFYELETNRPIFTGRDSAIHYEFMEIERERRAGYAYYGTWAEKVLAKNYPEWRAKWINENGQLTTRN
- a CDS encoding DoxX family protein: MNTSKDIALLVLRITFGGLMLVNHGWGKLMSLISGGPIEFLDPIGLGPAVSLSLAVLAEVVCSALVVLGFYTRVAMIPLIATMAVAVFSVHWSDPFKDKESALIYLGAFVAIALLGAGRFAIDGLRASKKIVINAGDK
- a CDS encoding ADP-ribosylglycohydrolase family protein; the encoded protein is MPAINKQDRKAGALMGAFIGDALGLGPHWYYDLDEQRNDYGEWIDGYTNPKAGRYHEACSAGDSSQAGYILEMVMKSCVRKGSYDHTDFCESLENGLFAQIDGSPYSGPGGYTSQSIREAWKRRIGLGLGWDNTAGNADTTEAIERVLAISVLYSDDPKQLAESVLRNAAVTHSDDTILSLTLAYSALLAFLVEGEKMDEEISSKLMAQVKDGRLPFHAVTSGNLEPPKSGQKEKERIGNFASPDALLSPSYMAQAANDPSLKIEPAWKVSIVYGMPCAAYHILPAAYYLAARFSDDFESAVLHAINGGGQNQSRAILAGALVGAQVGLSGIPERFVDGLNRSSELLDLVATFAEL
- a CDS encoding DUF2383 domain-containing protein → MANELNERLKCIGEDEETGGSIKGAAHRGIISVKDTFTSGNNATEIIEEALRGESQLLEEIDSTFQDLEAIDGETRNAIVNLKENVVRTMSELRNQK
- a CDS encoding cryptochrome/photolyase family protein, which translates into the protein MPNASRTRNLVLVLGDQLSDRLQTFAEFDRKQDKVFMAEVTGESRYVWSSKMRTTLFLVAMRRFAENLRGKGIDVLYRKLDDSKRFDSIGSALVTELEEGNWQKVLVTQPGEYRLIAEIESACEEAGVELVILEDDSFYCNASRFDEYAKGKKQLRMEYFYREMRREHSILMEDGEPAGGKWNFDSSNRKSFGKGGPEALFPRKRFKPGKVLEDVTRSMDTVFADHPGFSEDFDWPTTREEALEALSDFIDNNLAQFGAHQDAMWNGEPFLNHSLISSSLNLKLIDAREAVDAALEAYEKGRAPIESVEGFVRQILGWREYVRGIYWRYMPDYLDRNELGATNTLPKFYWDGSTDMSCMRDVITQTIKHGYAHHIQRLMVTGLYALLRGVDPKEVHGWYLAVYIDAVEWVELPNTLGMSQYADGGVMASKPYVASGKYIDKMSNYCSSCRYDPSLRSGKDACPFTVLYWDFLDRHKKILQSNSRMTMQLRNLDRLDAKELEKVRSQARELKSTK